The following proteins are co-located in the Hevea brasiliensis isolate MT/VB/25A 57/8 chromosome 11, ASM3005281v1, whole genome shotgun sequence genome:
- the LOC110664551 gene encoding EP1-like glycoprotein 4: protein MQFLIIILFLAFFVAAQTPTAQVSTPTSWTNNISLPSVSYSRIILSDGNASAALFENKTISSESMVRGSVCAFYPVDYLKDDQFDPDSARFFLVVALLETSGYNFSDSSNYGLSNIWSANRNKPVRENATLQLLVDENLELGDADGSLVWSTNTSNKSVAGMKMMGTGNLVLHDTNNNIVWQSFDHPTDTLVPGQKLVRGQKLVSSVSEYNISEGNFYLSVTSHGLLGFYQANVPQMYLKFFDHVWNLESIELKYSGSEDIALYVNAPEFGALGSPWLSARVSVRSRLDCS, encoded by the coding sequence ATGCAGTTTCTCATCATCATCTTATTTCTTGCATTCTTCGTAGCAGCTCAAACTCCCACAGCACAAGTATCAACACCCACATCATGGACCAATAATATATCCCTACCATCCGTCAGTTATTCACGAATAATCCTCTCTGATGGAAATGCTAGTGCTGCATTATTTGAAAACAAAACGATTTCTTCCGAATCCATGGTTAGGGGTTCTGTTTGTGCATTTTACCCAGTTGATTATTTGAAGGATGATCAATTTGACCCAGATAGTGCTCGCTTCTTTCTTGTTGTTGCATTGTTAGAAACAAGTGGATATAATTTCTCTGATTCGTCCAATTATGGTCTTTCCAACATATGGTCAGCAAATAGAAATAAACCCGTTCGTGAGAATGCAACGTTACAGTTACTAGTTGATGAAAATTTGGAGCTAGGAGATGCAGATGGAAGTTTGGTTTGGTCTACCAATACATCTAACAAGTCTGTTGCAGGTATGAAGATGATGGGCACTGGAAATCTTGTCCTCCATGATACCAATAACAATATTGTTTGGCAATCTTTTGATCATCCAACAGACACATTGGTTCCAGGCCAGAAATTGGTGAGAGGGCAGAAGCTGGTGAGTAGTGTTTCAGAATACAATATCTCAGAGGGAAATTTCTATCTTTCTGTGACCTCTCATGGTCTGTTGGGTTTTTACCAAGCTAATGTCCCACAGATGTACCTTAAATTTTTCGATCATGTTTGGAACCTGGAAAGCATAGAACTAAAGTACAGTGGATCTGAGGATATTGCGTTATACGTCAATGCACCTGAGTTTGGAGCGCTTGGTTCGCCTTGGCTTTCTGCAAGAGTCTCTGTTCGTAGTAGACTGGACTGTTCTTAA